Proteins encoded by one window of Alkalinema sp. FACHB-956:
- a CDS encoding ATP-binding cassette domain-containing protein codes for MAQVILENIYKTYPKGRGAGEPGSQPVSVLRSINLTIRDGEFMVLVGPSGCGKSTLLRLIAGLEEITGGNIYVGDRLVNQLPPKERDIAMVFQSYALYPHMTVYDNLAFGLRRSTAPAETTSTSRLPQWLETLAVETSRKLPKGLRYVPDREQQIDRRVRDVAQSLQIEGLLNRLPKQLSGGQKQRVALGRAMARDPQVFLMDEPLSNLDAKLRAETRSQIVKLQRQLGTTTIYVTHDQTEAMTMGDRIAVLNAGQIQQIATPLELYNRPVNRFVAEFIGSPPMNFIPVQVKAPLLIIHPDFRITLPESWANVLSRYDGQTLTLGIRPEHLSYSVPAPKNLPVTVELVEALGSETYITANLTGITANLAGQSLVAGAGHSSEQTSNPTIAARIEADKPVGIGEKIWLAINPDKIHLFNPETGLAIDP; via the coding sequence GTGGCACAGGTCATTCTCGAAAACATTTATAAAACTTACCCGAAGGGTCGGGGGGCCGGGGAACCGGGTAGTCAGCCCGTCTCCGTCCTGCGATCGATTAACCTCACCATTCGCGATGGGGAATTTATGGTGTTGGTGGGGCCATCGGGTTGCGGGAAGAGTACCTTGCTGCGCTTGATTGCGGGTCTAGAAGAAATTACCGGGGGCAACATTTACGTGGGCGATCGCCTCGTGAACCAACTTCCCCCCAAGGAACGGGACATTGCCATGGTGTTCCAGAGCTACGCCCTCTATCCCCACATGACCGTTTACGACAACCTGGCCTTTGGACTGCGGCGATCGACCGCCCCTGCTGAAACTACCTCCACCTCCCGGTTGCCCCAATGGTTGGAAACCCTCGCCGTGGAAACTAGCCGCAAACTGCCGAAGGGATTGCGTTACGTCCCCGATCGGGAACAGCAGATCGATCGGCGGGTGCGGGACGTGGCACAGTCACTGCAAATCGAAGGCTTACTGAATCGCTTGCCCAAACAGCTTTCCGGCGGCCAAAAGCAGCGGGTTGCCCTGGGGCGGGCCATGGCACGGGATCCCCAGGTGTTTCTGATGGACGAACCCCTGTCTAACCTGGATGCTAAGCTGCGGGCCGAAACCCGATCGCAAATCGTCAAACTGCAACGGCAACTCGGCACCACAACGATTTACGTCACCCACGACCAGACCGAAGCCATGACCATGGGCGATCGGATTGCGGTCTTAAACGCAGGGCAGATCCAGCAAATCGCCACCCCGCTGGAACTCTACAATCGCCCCGTCAATCGCTTTGTCGCCGAATTCATTGGTTCGCCCCCGATGAATTTTATTCCCGTCCAAGTCAAAGCGCCGCTGCTAATCATCCATCCCGACTTTCGTATCACGCTACCGGAATCCTGGGCCAATGTCCTGAGTCGCTACGATGGCCAAACCCTCACCTTGGGCATTCGTCCGGAGCACCTCAGCTACAGCGTGCCTGCGCCGAAAAATTTACCCGTCACCGTAGAACTGGTGGAAGCCCTGGGCAGCGAGACTTATATCACCGCCAATCTAACGGGCATCACCGCCAATCTAGCGGGGCAATCCTTGGTCGCAGGGGCTGGCCACAGCAGCGAGCAGACTAGCAATCCCACGATCGCTGCTCGCATTGAGGCGGATAAACCCGTGGGGATCGGTGAAAAAATTTGGCTGGCCATTAATCCAGACAAGATTCATTTGTTTAATCCAGAAACCGGATTGGCGATCGACCCCTAA
- a CDS encoding hemolysin family protein: protein MASETGVDPATVPWKLLSIALLIIINAFFVTAEFSIVSVRRSRISQLVDAGDVQARTVQELQRSIDRLLSTTQMGITLSSLALGWIGEGTMAGLVRQGLAQLPLPEAWLDVATRSFSIPLAFLLIAYLQIVLGELCPKSLALLYSEEISRFLAPLSLAIAQVFNPFIWVLNQSTKFLLRLVGIRYTGQEGYNQITSEELQLMIATPSESMGLEADERELLANAFEFGEVSAGEIMIRRTSMISILVEATVRDLLDEVARSHHSRYPVIGDSVDDVCGVIHLKELAEPLVQGTLTLDSSIQPWIRPARYVPEYTPLDELLSLMQRSRHHLVIVVDEFGSTAGLVTIQNVVAQLIGETPEIEMDTVLSIQRIDSNTFIVQAQLALEEVNDVLNIDLPVAGDYRTLGGFLLYQWQRIPMEGETLQYGNCELTVMSTEGPRLDYVRVHRIEPEEETSVDPEG, encoded by the coding sequence ATGGCTTCTGAAACCGGCGTGGATCCTGCCACAGTTCCCTGGAAATTGCTCTCGATCGCGCTGCTCATCATCATTAATGCTTTTTTCGTCACAGCGGAGTTTTCCATCGTTTCCGTCCGGCGTTCCCGGATTAGCCAACTCGTGGATGCGGGGGATGTGCAGGCCAGAACGGTGCAGGAACTCCAGCGCAGCATCGATCGCCTCCTTTCCACCACCCAGATGGGAATTACCCTATCGAGTTTGGCGCTGGGTTGGATTGGGGAAGGCACCATGGCGGGCTTGGTACGGCAGGGGTTGGCCCAGTTACCCCTCCCGGAGGCTTGGCTGGATGTGGCAACCCGATCGTTTTCCATTCCCCTCGCCTTTCTCCTGATTGCCTATCTGCAAATTGTGCTGGGGGAATTGTGTCCCAAATCCCTGGCACTGCTGTATTCCGAGGAAATTTCCCGGTTTCTGGCTCCCCTGAGTCTCGCGATCGCCCAGGTGTTTAATCCGTTCATTTGGGTCTTGAACCAATCCACCAAGTTCCTGCTGCGCTTGGTGGGGATCCGTTATACAGGCCAGGAAGGCTACAACCAAATCACCTCCGAGGAACTGCAACTGATGATTGCCACGCCCAGTGAATCCATGGGCTTGGAAGCCGATGAACGGGAATTGCTGGCCAATGCCTTTGAATTTGGGGAGGTGAGTGCGGGGGAAATTATGATCCGGCGCACCAGTATGATTAGTATTCTCGTTGAAGCCACGGTGCGGGATTTGTTGGATGAAGTGGCCCGATCGCACCATTCCCGTTACCCCGTGATTGGGGACTCGGTGGATGATGTGTGCGGTGTGATCCACCTGAAGGAATTGGCGGAACCGTTAGTCCAGGGAACCCTCACCCTGGATAGCTCCATTCAACCTTGGATCCGTCCGGCTCGCTATGTACCGGAATATACGCCTCTAGACGAATTACTATCCCTCATGCAGCGATCGCGCCATCACTTGGTGATTGTGGTGGATGAATTCGGCAGTACGGCGGGTTTGGTGACGATTCAGAACGTGGTGGCGCAACTGATCGGCGAAACCCCGGAAATTGAGATGGATACGGTGCTTTCCATCCAACGCATTGATAGCAACACGTTTATTGTGCAAGCGCAATTAGCTTTGGAAGAAGTCAACGATGTCTTGAATATCGACTTGCCCGTTGCCGGTGATTACCGTACCCTGGGTGGATTTTTGCTCTACCAATGGCAACGCATTCCCATGGAGGGCGAAACGCTCCAGTATGGCAACTGTGAATTAACGGTCATGTCCACCGAAGGGCCGCGTCTGGATTATGTCCGTGTCCACCGCATTGAACCTGAGGAAGAAACGAGCGTTGATCCAGAAGGGTAG
- the ispD gene encoding 2-C-methyl-D-erythritol 4-phosphate cytidylyltransferase, whose amino-acid sequence MHLLIPAAGSGKRMGSDRNKLLLPLLGQPILAWTLQAAAAAQTIEWIGIIGQPIDFDDFTTILTDLNLTKPVQLIQGGSTRQESVYNGLQALPTDAPTVLIHDGARCLATPDLFDRCAAALQTCDGLIAGIPVKDTIKVVDSELLIQDTPDRSNLWAAQTPQGFSVPLLRKCHDEGVAQGWEVTDDAALFERCNLPVKIVAGEETNLKVTTPVDLAIAEFILKSRNLGH is encoded by the coding sequence GTGCATTTATTAATTCCAGCCGCTGGATCGGGTAAACGGATGGGCAGCGATCGCAATAAGCTGCTTCTCCCCTTACTAGGTCAACCGATCCTGGCTTGGACATTACAAGCCGCCGCCGCCGCCCAAACCATCGAGTGGATCGGCATCATTGGCCAACCGATCGACTTCGACGATTTCACCACCATCCTCACCGATCTCAACCTCACCAAACCTGTGCAGTTGATCCAAGGAGGATCCACCCGCCAGGAATCCGTCTATAACGGGCTGCAAGCCCTGCCCACCGATGCCCCCACCGTCTTGATCCACGATGGTGCCCGCTGTTTGGCCACCCCGGATTTGTTCGATCGCTGTGCGGCGGCTCTGCAAACCTGTGATGGGCTGATCGCAGGGATTCCCGTCAAGGACACGATTAAAGTTGTCGATAGCGAATTGCTGATCCAGGATACGCCCGATCGATCGAACCTCTGGGCCGCCCAAACCCCCCAAGGATTCTCCGTACCACTGCTCCGCAAATGCCACGATGAAGGCGTCGCCCAGGGTTGGGAAGTAACCGATGATGCCGCCCTCTTTGAACGATGCAACTTGCCCGTCAAGATTGTGGCCGGGGAGGAAACCAATTTAAAAGTTACGACCCCCGTTGACCTTGCGATCGCGGAGTTTATCCTCAAAAGCCGGAACCTAGGACACTAA
- a CDS encoding thioredoxin domain-containing protein: protein MTMLYTLRRWLNRTIPRLGIVAIGIALIVGIFQTQSSTLATPSNNDRAINPGLEQQVLNIIRRNPSIIREALQVEEQQKQQKQEAVKQQFQQEIQKNPANVIGHSPTKGAPNQKRLLIEFADFQCPYCAEAHKILKQFMEQHQGQVTLVYKHYPLTSIHPEAIAAAKAAWAAQQQGKFWQYHDLLFERQSELGEKLYLELAQQLGLDLTQFNQHRNSPEFAKVLDQDQQMADTLGIQGTPFFFINGETLSGAVPLPNLEQLVLAKAP from the coding sequence ATGACAATGCTATACACCCTACGTCGTTGGTTGAATCGGACAATCCCTCGTTTGGGAATCGTCGCGATCGGTATTGCGCTCATTGTGGGGATCTTTCAGACCCAATCCAGCACCCTTGCCACCCCCAGCAATAACGATCGAGCCATCAATCCTGGCTTAGAACAGCAGGTTTTGAATATCATTCGTCGCAATCCCAGCATCATTCGAGAAGCACTACAGGTTGAAGAACAACAAAAACAACAAAAACAGGAGGCAGTCAAACAACAATTCCAGCAGGAAATCCAGAAAAATCCTGCAAATGTAATTGGTCACTCTCCAACCAAAGGGGCACCCAATCAGAAACGGTTGTTAATCGAATTTGCAGATTTTCAGTGCCCATACTGTGCGGAAGCGCATAAAATCCTGAAGCAGTTTATGGAGCAACATCAAGGGCAAGTGACCTTAGTGTATAAACACTATCCTTTAACTTCGATTCATCCAGAAGCGATCGCCGCCGCAAAAGCCGCTTGGGCTGCTCAGCAGCAGGGGAAGTTTTGGCAATATCACGATCTGTTGTTTGAACGTCAAAGTGAACTGGGTGAAAAACTCTACCTTGAGCTTGCTCAACAGTTAGGGCTCGATCTCACTCAGTTCAATCAGCACCGGAATTCTCCAGAGTTTGCCAAAGTGCTTGATCAAGATCAACAAATGGCTGACACACTGGGAATTCAAGGAACTCCGTTCTTTTTCATCAATGGGGAAACGCTCTCGGGTGCGGTTCCGTTACCGAACTTAGAGCAATTGGTTTTGGCTAAAGCCCCATAA
- a CDS encoding ATP-binding protein, producing MPQTPTPSTQTPSTQTPQTQRRHRKIAILSPQGFHRLQTAITQLSGGHPDAKSVTLEVLSEKTGLSTHTLSKVHARQVSVDRRTLFRYFSAFNLTLEKEDYICPFEIEPIPIDQPFVEKNFVDHPSQGLQNDRMATSPYSVNWGIAPDVSTFYGRSTELATLTHWINHHHCRVVTLVGMGGIGKTWLATKLAEQIQSHFQIVLWRSLKPISRSTPLLPFNHFLDDLIHHFAPYSTSPAPSEPLGIKMRYLTDCFNRFRCLVILDNIESIAKPRSAFSVSSQPSLLRNGVNDEATREATCEAYSYFLRQFAIGRHQSCVIATSQIDPQLHWAVSDHLFGINSLRLQGLTLVDIQQMLQPIGQFQGTTRDWHDLVSFYNGHPQVLCMVARVIQHLFGGNIADFLQNKALLFADLQDFLDQQLGDVSDLEQGIIKILADQNQPLSFGDLQQRLSPSISNTALLESLKYLKSRSLIEQTTAHFSLPSMLVHYLRSQYGMGTPYENTMEAAC from the coding sequence ATGCCCCAAACTCCAACGCCTTCAACACAAACGCCTTCAACGCAAACGCCCCAAACGCAACGACGACATCGGAAAATTGCCATTCTGAGTCCTCAAGGCTTCCACAGACTGCAAACGGCGATCACTCAATTGAGTGGTGGGCATCCTGACGCAAAATCTGTCACGTTAGAAGTCTTAAGTGAAAAGACTGGACTCTCCACCCATACCCTCAGTAAAGTTCATGCAAGGCAAGTGAGTGTCGATCGACGCACCTTGTTTCGCTATTTCAGTGCCTTTAACTTGACCTTAGAAAAGGAAGATTATATCTGTCCTTTTGAGATTGAACCCATTCCGATCGATCAGCCTTTTGTAGAGAAAAACTTTGTAGATCACCCTTCTCAGGGACTGCAAAATGATCGAATGGCTACTTCACCGTATTCTGTGAATTGGGGAATTGCACCGGATGTTTCTACGTTCTATGGTCGCAGTACAGAACTAGCAACTTTGACCCACTGGATTAACCACCATCATTGTCGCGTTGTAACGCTTGTGGGGATGGGTGGAATTGGTAAGACTTGGCTCGCCACCAAATTGGCGGAACAGATACAATCGCACTTTCAGATCGTTCTTTGGCGTAGTTTAAAACCGATTTCACGATCGACTCCACTGTTGCCATTTAATCACTTTCTTGATGATTTAATTCATCACTTTGCGCCCTATTCTACCAGCCCAGCCCCATCAGAACCGTTAGGGATCAAGATGCGATACTTGACGGATTGCTTCAATCGGTTTCGCTGTCTGGTCATCCTCGATAATATTGAGTCGATCGCTAAACCCCGGAGCGCATTTTCGGTTTCGAGCCAGCCTAGTCTGTTGAGGAATGGAGTCAACGATGAAGCGACTCGTGAAGCGACCTGTGAAGCTTACAGTTATTTCCTTCGGCAATTCGCGATCGGGCGACATCAAAGCTGTGTGATTGCAACCAGCCAGATTGATCCGCAGTTACACTGGGCGGTGTCCGATCATCTATTCGGGATCAACTCCCTACGACTGCAAGGCTTAACCTTAGTAGATATTCAACAGATGCTACAACCGATCGGGCAGTTCCAAGGCACGACTCGAGACTGGCATGATCTCGTGAGCTTTTATAATGGTCATCCTCAAGTTTTGTGTATGGTTGCTCGTGTGATCCAACATCTATTTGGGGGAAATATCGCAGATTTCCTACAGAACAAGGCACTATTGTTTGCTGATCTACAGGATTTTTTAGATCAGCAACTGGGGGATGTATCTGATTTGGAACAGGGAATCATCAAGATTTTAGCGGATCAGAATCAGCCGCTTTCCTTTGGGGATCTCCAACAGCGTCTATCTCCTAGCATTTCCAATACTGCACTTTTAGAATCCCTCAAGTATTTAAAGTCACGTTCTCTGATTGAACAAACGACGGCTCACTTTTCCCTTCCCTCCATGTTGGTTCACTATCTGCGATCGCAATACGGAATGGGAACACCGTATGAGAACACGATGGAGGCTGCCTGTTAG
- the ppc gene encoding phosphoenolpyruvate carboxylase, translating to MSSIRPSSDELSTQLPAMTVSENVLEDVAVMTSELFLRHRLKMVEDLWESVLRQECGQALVDLLNQLLDLCSPEGQAANSEASDALKVVEQLELNEAIRAARAFALYFQLINIVEQHYEQRDQQLQYRAAQEVVEADEVGSYWDLETVGETPHSYNSLESDLLHKKSQHPQASRRGVGTFQWLFPRLKKLNVPPQQIQKLVDRLEVWLVFTAHPTEIVRHTIRDKQRRIAKLLRELDRAESSGPHAATSWEAQGLRDRLMEEIRLWWRTDELHQFKPTVLDEVDYTLHYFQEVLFDAMPLLFQRLQQSLTASFPQMQLPRYNFCRFGSWVGSDRDGNPSVTPQVTWQTACYQRRLVLEKYMQSVKRLIDLLSLSLHWSDVMPDLLESLEQDRVRLPKVYDRLAIRYRQEPYRLKLAYIHKRLENTQERNQELFNGDWQQPENTDWDEAIYYKSGDEFLAELRLIQKNLSETGLSCRDLDYLICQAEIFGFMLTHLDIRQESTRHSDTIAEVVEYLQILPKSYNEMSEPERVAFLTQEIKTRRPLVPRELPFSDKTKEAIETLRMVRAIQREFGTGICKSYVISMSHDVSDLLEVLLLAKEAGLYDPANNASTLQVVPLFETVEDLQKAPKVMTELLELPFYRSMLASSQAADGDSPVIQEVMLGYSDSNKDSGFLSSNWEIHKAQQALQQIAQRYNAELRIFHGRGGSVGRGGGPAYEAILAQPGPSMNGRIKITEQGEVLASKYSLPELALYNLETASTAVLQGSLLGTKFDEIEEWQQIMEELAAKSRGHYRKLIYEQPDFIDFFHQVTPIEEISQLQISSRPARRGGKKDLGSLRAIPWVFSWTQSRFLLPAWYGVGTALQEFLDEKEDHLKLLSYFYVKWPFFKMVISKVEMTLAKVDLQIAEHYVQQLSLPEDRERFERLFEQIAQEYHLTRDVVLTITGHKKLLDGDPELQRSVQLRNGTIVPLGFLQVSLLQRLRQHKSSSATGMMRSRYSKGELLRGALLTINGIAAGMRNTG from the coding sequence ATGAGTTCGATTCGCCCATCATCCGATGAGTTGTCCACCCAGCTCCCTGCAATGACTGTTTCAGAGAATGTTTTGGAGGACGTGGCTGTCATGACCTCAGAACTTTTTCTGCGCCATCGCCTCAAAATGGTCGAGGACTTGTGGGAGTCAGTCTTGCGGCAGGAGTGTGGACAGGCCCTCGTAGACTTATTGAATCAGTTGCTCGATCTATGTTCCCCCGAAGGACAGGCGGCTAATTCCGAAGCCTCCGATGCCCTGAAGGTGGTGGAACAGTTAGAACTGAATGAGGCAATCCGGGCAGCCCGCGCCTTTGCCCTCTACTTTCAGTTAATCAATATTGTGGAGCAGCACTACGAGCAACGCGATCAGCAGCTTCAGTACCGCGCAGCGCAAGAGGTGGTCGAGGCGGATGAAGTGGGTAGCTACTGGGATTTGGAAACCGTCGGAGAAACCCCCCACTCCTACAACAGTCTGGAGTCTGACCTGTTGCATAAAAAATCCCAGCATCCGCAGGCCAGTCGGCGCGGGGTTGGCACCTTTCAGTGGCTCTTTCCTCGGCTGAAGAAGTTGAATGTGCCACCTCAACAGATTCAAAAACTGGTCGATCGCTTAGAAGTTTGGCTCGTGTTTACCGCCCACCCCACGGAGATCGTCCGGCACACGATTCGTGACAAGCAACGCCGCATCGCCAAACTCTTGCGGGAACTCGATCGGGCGGAAAGCAGTGGCCCCCATGCTGCCACATCCTGGGAAGCCCAAGGCTTACGCGATCGCCTAATGGAGGAAATTCGCCTGTGGTGGCGTACCGATGAACTGCACCAGTTCAAGCCGACGGTTCTGGACGAAGTGGATTACACCCTGCACTATTTCCAGGAAGTGCTGTTCGATGCCATGCCTCTGCTCTTCCAGCGGTTGCAGCAGTCCTTAACCGCATCCTTTCCGCAGATGCAGTTGCCGCGCTATAACTTCTGCCGCTTTGGTTCTTGGGTGGGCAGCGATCGGGATGGCAACCCCTCCGTAACGCCCCAGGTCACCTGGCAGACGGCCTGCTACCAACGGCGCTTGGTGCTAGAAAAATATATGCAGTCAGTGAAGCGACTGATTGACTTGCTCAGTCTGTCCCTGCATTGGAGTGATGTGATGCCGGACTTGTTAGAGTCCCTAGAGCAGGATCGCGTCCGGTTGCCCAAGGTCTACGATCGCTTGGCCATTCGTTATCGCCAGGAACCCTACCGCCTCAAGCTGGCCTACATTCACAAACGCCTGGAAAATACCCAGGAGCGCAACCAGGAACTGTTCAACGGCGATTGGCAACAGCCGGAAAATACCGACTGGGATGAGGCCATTTACTACAAGTCCGGAGATGAGTTTCTGGCAGAACTGCGGCTGATTCAAAAAAATCTCAGCGAAACCGGATTAAGCTGTCGGGATTTAGATTACCTGATCTGTCAGGCCGAAATCTTTGGCTTTATGCTGACCCACTTGGACATCCGCCAGGAAAGTACCCGCCACTCCGACACGATCGCAGAAGTGGTGGAGTACCTGCAAATTCTGCCCAAGTCCTACAACGAGATGTCTGAGCCAGAACGGGTGGCCTTCCTGACCCAGGAAATTAAAACCCGTCGGCCTCTGGTGCCTCGGGAACTCCCCTTCAGCGACAAGACCAAGGAAGCGATCGAAACCCTGCGCATGGTGCGAGCCATCCAGCGGGAATTTGGCACGGGCATTTGCAAGTCCTACGTCATCAGCATGAGCCACGATGTCAGCGATTTGCTCGAAGTCTTGCTGTTGGCGAAGGAAGCAGGACTGTATGATCCCGCCAATAACGCCAGTACCTTGCAAGTGGTGCCGCTGTTTGAAACCGTGGAAGACTTGCAGAAAGCCCCCAAGGTGATGACCGAACTGCTGGAATTACCGTTCTATCGCAGTATGTTGGCCAGCAGCCAAGCTGCCGATGGGGATAGTCCCGTGATCCAAGAAGTGATGCTGGGGTATTCCGACAGTAATAAGGATTCCGGCTTCCTCAGTAGCAATTGGGAAATTCACAAGGCCCAGCAAGCCTTGCAACAGATTGCTCAGCGTTACAATGCGGAGCTGCGCATCTTCCACGGGCGAGGGGGATCGGTGGGTCGTGGCGGTGGCCCTGCCTACGAGGCAATCTTGGCCCAACCGGGGCCGAGCATGAATGGCCGCATCAAGATCACGGAACAGGGTGAAGTCTTGGCGTCCAAGTATTCCCTACCGGAGTTAGCGCTGTATAACTTGGAAACGGCTTCTACGGCGGTGCTACAAGGGAGTTTGCTGGGGACGAAGTTCGATGAAATCGAAGAATGGCAGCAAATTATGGAGGAATTGGCGGCGAAGTCGCGCGGCCATTACCGCAAGTTGATCTATGAGCAGCCCGACTTTATCGACTTTTTCCATCAGGTCACACCGATCGAGGAAATCAGCCAACTGCAAATTAGTTCCCGTCCGGCCCGTCGGGGAGGGAAGAAAGATTTAGGCAGCTTACGGGCCATTCCTTGGGTGTTTAGCTGGACGCAAAGCCGCTTTTTGTTACCTGCTTGGTACGGGGTGGGAACGGCTTTGCAGGAATTTTTGGATGAGAAGGAAGATCATCTCAAACTCCTGAGCTATTTCTATGTGAAATGGCCCTTCTTTAAGATGGTGATTTCTAAGGTGGAGATGACCTTGGCCAAGGTGGATTTGCAAATTGCAGAGCACTATGTCCAGCAGTTATCCCTCCCAGAAGATCGGGAACGGTTTGAGCGGCTATTCGAACAAATTGCCCAGGAATATCACCTGACACGGGATGTGGTACTGACCATTACCGGGCATAAGAAATTGCTGGATGGCGATCCCGAGCTGCAACGATCGGTACAGCTCCGCAATGGCACGATCGTTCCGTTGGGATTCCTGCAAGTATCATTGCTGCAACGTCTGCGGCAACACAAGAGCAGTTCTGCCACAGGCATGATGCGATCGCGCTATAGCAAAGGTGAACTGTTGCGAGGAGCACTACTGACAATCAACGGGATTGCTGCGGGAATGCGTAATACAGGCTGA
- a CDS encoding nucleoside triphosphate pyrophosphatase, whose product MPIPFVLASASPARRRLLQLAGIDPFVYPSAFDEDQIQLTDPAELVQELARQKLNASLQKLWLNRGSAPGGFFSDQPGVMLGCDSVLAIGGEIHGKPDSPEEAIARWKQMRGQVGELFTGHVLAGAYRNPDHLQPSFQVVKYQVTKVYFANPSDAEITAYVETGEPLNCAGCFAIEGKGSVFVEKIEGCHTNVIGLCMPLLRTMLQEAGYSITDFWKA is encoded by the coding sequence ATGCCGATTCCCTTTGTTCTGGCCTCTGCCTCCCCTGCCCGTCGCCGTCTATTGCAGCTTGCAGGGATTGATCCCTTTGTCTACCCCAGTGCGTTTGATGAAGATCAGATTCAACTCACCGACCCCGCAGAGCTGGTTCAGGAACTGGCTCGCCAAAAACTGAACGCCAGCTTACAAAAACTCTGGTTGAACCGAGGCAGCGCGCCGGGGGGCTTTTTTAGCGATCAACCGGGAGTCATGTTGGGCTGCGATTCGGTCTTGGCGATCGGTGGCGAAATCCACGGCAAACCCGATAGTCCTGAGGAAGCGATCGCACGCTGGAAACAGATGCGTGGCCAAGTGGGCGAACTCTTTACAGGCCATGTGTTGGCCGGAGCCTACCGCAATCCAGATCACCTCCAACCCAGCTTCCAGGTGGTGAAATACCAGGTCACCAAGGTGTATTTTGCCAATCCCAGTGACGCGGAAATTACCGCCTACGTGGAGACGGGGGAACCCCTAAACTGTGCGGGGTGCTTCGCGATCGAAGGAAAAGGCAGCGTATTTGTCGAAAAAATTGAGGGGTGCCATACCAATGTCATCGGCCTGTGTATGCCCCTATTGCGGACGATGCTCCAGGAAGCGGGTTACAGCATTACCGACTTTTGGAAAGCGTAG
- the psbP gene encoding photosystem II reaction center PsbP: MVTKQLLNLSRHLFQNVSRLVAWPVSRQLVSRQLVSRQLVLSLCLIVTLCVQGCAAVGVNGLQSFSDSLDGYRFLYPTGWVEVKVSNADIVLHDIIEQTENVSVVINPVPGQKKLQDLGSPTDVGYQIGKNALAPEGSGRTAELVNAQETQLGDKAYYLLEYLVKLPNGQQRHNLASAVVSRGKLFTFNASTPEDRWETMQALLEKSVRSFNVN; the protein is encoded by the coding sequence ATGGTCACAAAGCAGCTACTCAACCTGTCTCGGCACCTGTTTCAAAATGTATCCCGGCTAGTAGCCTGGCCAGTCTCCCGGCAATTAGTCTCCCGGCAATTAGTCTCCCGGCAATTAGTACTCAGCCTCTGTCTGATTGTGACGCTTTGCGTCCAAGGCTGTGCTGCGGTAGGGGTGAACGGACTGCAAAGTTTTTCGGATAGTTTAGATGGTTACCGCTTCCTCTATCCCACGGGTTGGGTAGAAGTGAAGGTCTCCAACGCTGATATTGTTCTCCACGACATTATTGAGCAGACTGAAAATGTCAGTGTTGTCATTAATCCAGTCCCAGGCCAGAAAAAATTACAAGATTTGGGCAGCCCGACGGATGTGGGGTATCAAATTGGCAAGAATGCCCTGGCACCGGAAGGATCGGGCCGGACAGCGGAATTGGTGAACGCCCAAGAAACCCAACTGGGGGACAAAGCCTATTACCTGTTGGAATACCTGGTGAAGCTGCCCAACGGTCAACAGCGTCACAATTTGGCTAGTGCAGTGGTCAGTCGCGGTAAGCTGTTTACCTTTAATGCTTCGACGCCGGAGGATCGCTGGGAAACCATGCAAGCCCTGCTGGAAAAATCGGTGCGATCGTTCAACGTTAACTAA
- a CDS encoding DUF3038 domain-containing protein has product MSISVSVMQLNNPSAPSTPIILETLPHPPLPDGVCPRRTRSQIDLLLLAIEALDLTGSEAILIVARDLELTSVIPDRVTLWRLRSTNPMRRTNQRRSLAVVEAKALVVILCNLARRLTVVVRQHLLTYHQLLDKQQPPTDDFYLAAYLERFRAHFRSRMNPRRAAVLAYSTDESLNQLALELLGQLLFCTGTSGMQRLWISLFDGEVA; this is encoded by the coding sequence GTGAGTATTTCTGTGAGCGTAATGCAGTTGAACAATCCCTCTGCTCCATCCACGCCGATCATCCTCGAGACTTTGCCCCATCCGCCTTTACCGGATGGAGTTTGTCCCCGTCGGACGCGATCGCAGATTGATCTGCTGTTATTAGCGATCGAGGCGTTGGACCTAACCGGTTCTGAGGCAATCCTCATCGTGGCACGGGATCTAGAGCTAACCAGCGTGATTCCCGATCGGGTCACCCTATGGCGGCTCCGGAGTACAAATCCTATGCGTCGCACCAATCAGCGGCGATCCTTGGCGGTCGTAGAGGCTAAAGCACTCGTCGTCATTTTGTGCAACCTGGCACGGCGGTTGACCGTTGTGGTGCGACAACACCTGCTGACCTATCATCAGCTCCTAGACAAACAACAGCCGCCCACTGATGACTTTTACCTCGCAGCTTATTTAGAGCGCTTTCGAGCCCATTTTCGATCGCGGATGAATCCTCGGCGGGCAGCGGTGTTAGCCTACAGCACCGACGAAAGCTTGAACCAGCTCGCCCTGGAATTATTAGGTCAATTGTTATTTTGCACAGGCACCTCTGGAATGCAGCGGTTGTGGATTAGCCTGTTTGATGGAGAAGTGGCATGA